The following are encoded in a window of Sminthopsis crassicaudata isolate SCR6 chromosome 3, ASM4859323v1, whole genome shotgun sequence genomic DNA:
- the LOC141564567 gene encoding uncharacterized protein LOC141564567, producing MAPESCRSPPQELVTFKDVAVDFSPEEWGLLDPEQKELHKEVMLENAENLLSLGLPVSREDFISQVERGGLKNSCPDAETWFHIKEMSANLKMISWKDLFQYSEHRVLLSNHKRNHIREEFCEWNTHTKALRKSSSVAKDKNIHPEEKIPECHECDKPFVFSSLAKHQRIHAGEKPYECKKHGKTLRERSTPAKRERIHTAKQCYKCNQCGKDFQCYSKLIQHQRIHTGEKPYKCNECGKAFIDRSYLAVHQRIHSGEKPYKCNECGKAFIYRSYLAVHQRIHTGEKPYECNECGKAFTWSNSLREHQRIHTGEKPYKCNECGKTFTQSDHLCEHQRIHTGEKPYKCNECGKAFIYHSYLNAHKRIHSGEKPYECNECGKTFTRSDNLREHQRIHTGEKPYECNECGKTFTSHSSLAVHQRIHTGEKPYECNECGKAFTKRSYLVAHQRIHTGEKPHVCNECGKAFMDRSYLAVHQRIHTGERPYECNECGKTFTSHSSLAVHQRIHTGEKPYECNECGKAFTKRSYLVAHQRIHTGEKPYECNECGKAFKDRSYLAVHQRIHTGQKPYECNECGKTFTSHSTLAVHQRIHTGEKPYECNECGKAFTKHFSLEVHQRIHSGEKPYECNECGKAFTKSSCLIVHKRIHTGEKPYKCNECGKAFTKRSSLEVHQRLHTGEKPYKCNECGKAFIDRSYLAVHQKIHTGEKPYECNECGKAFTRHSHLDAHKRIHTGEKPYKCNECGKAFIYRSHLAVHQRIHTGEKPYECNDCGKAFTRRESLGKHEKIHIGQKSHECGNLQTKLKSWLTIESAH from the coding sequence ATGCAGAGACGTGGTTTCATATAAAGGAGATGAGTGCAAATCTGAAAATGATCTCCTGGAAAGACCTTTTTCAATATAGTGAACACAGGGTTCTTCTTTCTAATCACAAAAGAAACCACATTAGAGAGGAATTTTGTGAATGGAATACACACACAAAAGCTTTAAGAAAGAGTTCCAGTGTTGCTAAAGATAAGAATATACATCCTGAAGAGAAAATACCTGAGTGTCATGAATGTGATAAACCTTTTGTCTTCTCTTCCCTTGCCAAGCATCAGAGAATCCAtgctggagagaaaccttatgaatgtaagaaacatggaaagactttgaGAGAGCGATCTACTCCTGCTAAACGTGAGAGAATTCACACAGCAAAACAATGTTacaaatgtaatcaatgtggaaaggattTCCAATGTTATTCCAAATTGattcaacatcagagaattcacactggagagaagccttataaatgtaatgaatgtggaaaggctttcatagaTCGCTCCTACCTTGctgtccatcagagaatccacagtggagagaagccctataaatgtaacgaatgtggaaaggctttcatataTCGCTCCTACCTTGctgtccatcagagaatccacactggagagaagccatatgaatgtaatgaatgtggaaaggctttcacatggAGTAACAGTCTTcgtgaacatcagagaatccacactggggagaaaccttataaatgtaatgaatgtggaaagactttcacacaGAGTGACCATCTTtgtgaacatcagagaatccacactggagagaagccttataaatgtaatgaatgtggaaaggctttcatataTCACTCCTATCTTAATGCACATAAGAGAATCCACTCTGgcgagaagccttatgaatgtaatgaatgtggaaagactttcacacGGAGTGACAATCTTcgtgaacatcagagaatccacactggagagaagccttatgaatgtaatgaatgtggaaagacttttacatCTCACTCCAGTCTTGctgtccatcagagaatccacactggagagaagccttatgaatgtaatgaatgtggaaaggctttcacaaagCGCTCCTACCTTGTAgcacatcagagaattcacactggagagaagcctcatgtatgtaatgaatgtggaaaggctttcatggATCGCTCCTACCTTGctgtccatcagagaatccacactggagagaggccttatgaatgtaatgaatgtggaaagactttcacatcACACTCCAGTCTTGctgtccatcagagaatccacactggagagaagccttatgaatgtaatgaatgtggaaaggctttcacaaaaCGCTCCTACCTTGTAgcacatcagagaattcacactggagagaagccttatgaatgtaatgaatgtggaaaggcttttaagGATCGTTCCTACCTTGctgtccatcagagaatccacaccggacagaagccttatgaatgtaacgaatgtggaaagactttcacatcTCACTCCACTCTTGctgtccatcagagaatccacactggagagaagccttatgaatgtaatgaatgtggaaaggctttcacaaagCACTTCTCCCTTGaagtacatcagagaatccactctggagagaagccttatgaatgtaatgaatgtggaaaggctttcacaaagAGCTCCTGCCTTATAGTACATAagagaatccacacaggagagaagccttataaatgtaacgaatgtggaaaggctttcacaaaaCGCTCCTCCCTTGAAGTACATCAGAGactccacactggagagaagccttataaatgtaatgaatgtggaaaggcttttatagATCGCTCCTACCTTGCTGTccatcagaaaatccacactggagagaagccttatgaatgtaatgaatgtggaaaggcttttacaagGCACTCCCATCTTGATGCACataagagaatccacactggagagaagccttataaatgtaatgaatgcgGAAAGGCTTTCATATATCGCTCCCATCTTGctgtccatcagagaatccacactggagagaagccttatgaatgtaatgactgtggaaaggctttcacacggCGCGAAAGTCTTGGTAAACATGAGAAAATCCACATTGGACAGAAATCTCATGAATGTGGAAACCTTCAGACAAAGCTGAAGTCTTGGTTAACCATTGAGAGTGCACATTAA